One Defluviitoga tunisiensis genomic window carries:
- a CDS encoding RNA methyltransferase, whose protein sequence is MLNRIYVALIHYPILKKDGSIVSTAVTNFDIHDISRTCRAYNIKNFFLVSNLPSQQKIVDRVLEYWTKGFGSEYNPNRKDALDIFKMESYLEDVISVIEETELEKPKIVFTSAKPRKNVIRFDELSRKIRECESPFLILFGTGWGMPEEIREITDYDLEPIRINSDFNHLSVRAAVAITLDRLIGEQVFQE, encoded by the coding sequence ATGTTAAATAGAATATATGTAGCTTTAATTCATTATCCAATACTAAAAAAAGATGGTTCCATTGTTTCAACAGCAGTTACTAATTTTGATATACACGATATTTCAAGGACATGCAGGGCTTATAATATAAAAAATTTTTTCTTAGTAAGTAATTTACCATCTCAACAAAAAATAGTCGATAGAGTTTTGGAATATTGGACCAAAGGTTTTGGAAGTGAGTATAACCCAAATAGAAAAGATGCCTTAGACATTTTCAAAATGGAAAGTTATTTAGAAGATGTAATTTCAGTAATAGAAGAAACAGAACTTGAAAAGCCTAAGATTGTCTTTACATCTGCAAAACCAAGAAAAAATGTGATAAGATTTGATGAATTGAGCAGAAAGATTAGAGAGTGTGAATCACCGTTTTTAATATTGTTTGGTACGGGTTGGGGGATGCCAGAGGAAATAAGAGAAATAACTGACTATGATTTAGAACCAATTAGGATTAATTCTGATTTCAACCATCTTTCAGTAAGGGCTGCTGTAGCTATTACATTAGATAGGTTGATAGGTGAACAAGTATTTCAAGAATAA
- a CDS encoding class I SAM-dependent methyltransferase — protein sequence MKYLEIKDLLKIVNESDRVSALYDIIEEGTRLSTKAAQVEFLTTIRQIEKHLKPGMKILDLGAGTGQYSLFFAGQGFDVVAVELVAKHVNQIKEKISEEMSIEVIQGNALDLSIIEDKSYDIVLCFGPLYHLSKIEDRMKCISEVKRVCKDNGKMFFAFISNDMVITTETFLYNPNFLLEDLYNRETFKVVDFPFVFHTVDDCRKLLRDAELNIISEIAADGLSELFQDKINKMDNESYEQWLNFHFHCCEKPEFLGTSNHLLFVAEK from the coding sequence GTGAAGTATTTGGAAATAAAAGATTTATTAAAAATAGTTAATGAATCTGATAGAGTCTCAGCTTTGTATGACATAATTGAGGAAGGGACAAGACTATCCACAAAAGCAGCTCAAGTAGAATTTTTGACAACAATAAGACAGATTGAAAAACATCTTAAACCTGGAATGAAAATCCTTGATTTAGGTGCTGGAACGGGACAATATAGTTTGTTTTTTGCAGGACAAGGATTCGATGTAGTTGCAGTAGAGCTAGTAGCAAAACATGTAAATCAAATAAAAGAAAAGATAAGTGAGGAGATGTCAATAGAAGTAATTCAAGGAAATGCTCTAGACTTATCAATAATAGAAGATAAAAGCTATGATATAGTACTATGTTTTGGGCCTTTATACCATTTATCTAAAATTGAAGACAGGATGAAATGTATAAGTGAAGTAAAACGGGTTTGTAAAGATAATGGAAAGATGTTCTTTGCTTTTATTTCAAATGATATGGTTATTACAACGGAAACATTTTTATACAATCCTAACTTTTTACTAGAAGATTTATATAATCGTGAAACTTTTAAGGTTGTTGATTTTCCATTTGTTTTTCATACAGTAGATGATTGTAGAAAGCTATTAAGGGATGCAGAACTAAATATTATTTCAGAAATAGCCGCAGATGGCTTAAGTGAACTTTTTCAAGATAAGATAAATAAAATGGATAATGAAAGCTATGAACAATGGTTAAATTTTCATTTCCATTGCTGTGAGAAACCTGAGTTTTTAGGGACTAGTAATCATTTATTATTTGTAGCAGAGAAGTGA
- the rplS gene encoding 50S ribosomal protein L19 — protein MDQLINAVEANFKKEDIPEIRPGDTVRVNVKVVEGEGSKRRERIQAFEGIVIKIRGSGLGETFTVRKIGADRIGVERIFPFHSPVVSSIDVLKKGKVRRAKLYYLRDVKGKVRIKERKD, from the coding sequence ATGGATCAATTAATAAATGCAGTAGAAGCAAATTTTAAAAAAGAAGATATTCCTGAAATAAGACCCGGGGATACCGTTAGAGTAAATGTTAAGGTAGTTGAAGGAGAAGGAAGCAAAAGACGAGAAAGGATACAAGCTTTTGAAGGTATTGTTATTAAAATAAGAGGTTCGGGTTTAGGAGAAACTTTTACAGTAAGGAAGATTGGTGCAGATAGGATTGGTGTAGAAAGAATTTTTCCTTTTCATTCACCAGTAGTTAGTAGTATTGATGTATTAAAGAAAGGAAAAGTAAGGAGAGCAAAATTATACTACTTAAGAGATGTAAAAGGTAAGGTAAGGATCAAAGAAAGGAAGGATTGA
- a CDS encoding lipoate--protein ligase family protein — protein sequence MIRLIVDGKHEGTMNMALDLALAYSSSSEKVSTIRIYEWTNPTISLGKHQKTVNLDLNYIAKKGISIVRRPTGGRAVLHNREFTYSFSTYLNNTTLSGNLLESYLKISSALIESFKLLGVNAELENSKKRGLTKDICYDAPSVYEIKIDGRKFVGSAQYRTNIFILQHGSIPIEFDYEDYVSSFKYSNKQEIKNYLQKNTVDIKSLNNSNFTKENLANAFKKGFELIFKEKVIDSKLEQKEIQYADSIRKNFNIHL from the coding sequence ATGATTAGATTGATAGTAGATGGGAAACATGAAGGTACAATGAATATGGCGTTGGATTTAGCTTTAGCTTATAGTTCTTCCTCAGAAAAAGTTTCAACAATAAGGATATATGAATGGACTAATCCTACTATCTCTCTTGGTAAACATCAAAAAACTGTGAATTTGGATTTAAACTATATAGCTAAAAAAGGGATATCCATCGTTAGAAGACCTACAGGTGGAAGGGCTGTTTTGCACAACAGAGAATTTACGTATTCATTTTCAACTTATCTAAATAATACAACATTATCTGGAAATCTATTAGAGAGTTATTTGAAAATATCATCTGCGCTGATAGAATCTTTTAAATTATTGGGAGTAAATGCAGAATTAGAAAACTCAAAAAAAAGAGGGTTAACAAAAGATATATGTTATGATGCGCCCTCTGTTTATGAAATTAAAATTGATGGAAGAAAATTTGTCGGAAGTGCTCAATATAGAACAAATATATTTATTTTACAGCATGGTTCTATTCCTATAGAGTTTGATTATGAGGATTATGTAAGTTCTTTTAAATATTCAAATAAGCAAGAAATTAAAAATTATTTACAAAAAAATACTGTTGATATTAAATCATTGAACAATAGTAACTTCACAAAAGAAAACCTCGCGAATGCCTTTAAAAAAGGCTTTGAATTGATTTTTAAAGAAAAAGTTATCGATAGTAAATTAGAACAAAAAGAAATACAGTATGCTGATAGTATTAGAAAAAACTTTAATATTCATCTTTGA
- the rsmG gene encoding 16S rRNA (guanine(527)-N(7))-methyltransferase RsmG, with the protein MELSNETQKKLERYVNLLVNYPVNLTAYKDVNSAYENLILDSLIPIFSDNGFSSSKKVVDVGTGGGIPGLVWAICFPEKFFYLVESVKKKAAAIKSFIEELNLKNVKVFDERVEDFAKRYREYFDYATCRALARGDIALEYLTPLVKIQGLVSLFKGPNVFHDEWEYIQKALNIFKLSQEKIIEYEIEGGKKKRYLLIFKKLEKTAKIYPREKGIPKKYPIGESI; encoded by the coding sequence ATGGAACTTTCTAATGAAACACAGAAGAAGCTTGAAAGATATGTAAATTTATTGGTTAATTATCCTGTAAATTTAACAGCATATAAAGATGTAAATTCTGCATATGAGAATCTTATTCTAGATTCTCTAATCCCTATCTTTAGTGATAATGGTTTCTCTTCCTCAAAAAAGGTTGTAGATGTAGGAACAGGAGGAGGTATACCTGGATTAGTTTGGGCTATATGTTTTCCTGAGAAATTTTTCTATCTTGTAGAAAGTGTGAAAAAGAAGGCTGCAGCTATAAAAAGTTTTATTGAAGAATTAAATTTGAAGAATGTAAAGGTTTTTGATGAGAGAGTCGAAGATTTTGCAAAGAGATATCGTGAATACTTTGATTATGCAACATGTCGAGCGTTAGCAAGAGGAGATATTGCTTTAGAATATTTAACCCCCTTGGTAAAGATTCAGGGCTTAGTGTCTCTTTTTAAGGGACCAAATGTCTTCCATGATGAATGGGAATATATACAGAAAGCGTTAAACATTTTTAAGCTCAGTCAAGAGAAGATAATTGAATACGAAATAGAAGGGGGTAAAAAGAAAAGATATTTGTTAATTTTTAAAAAGTTAGAAAAAACTGCTAAAATATATCCCAGAGAAAAAGGAATTCCTAAGAAATATCCAATTGGTGAGAGTATATGA
- the lepB gene encoding signal peptidase I: MKEATKKKIIDETLDWIYAIIYALIFGTIIRLFVFETMMVPTPSMVPTIQVYDRLFVEKVTYQYKEPQRGEVIVFWTPFVDIRALEQLRAFDKFMDFFAPSEFEGHVKYVKRLVGKSGDNLRLVPVTNEFWKGIKEGKITDIPEWLDFIITYYGNVDYIPSQIKSKVSKLEINGKILPEFENIYYLRDAIFEDPMFYDYIAYPEKYRYEIESSDILFMYKDNFTGRLIAGRPTLLFYQEMRDTLLFSDYYEKELSKLNLRELIYVDSEGLVNIKVPEGYYFFMGDNTLESQDSRFFGFVPTKNIIGNTFLRIYPFDRFGKVF, from the coding sequence TTGAAGGAGGCTACTAAAAAGAAAATAATTGATGAAACTCTAGATTGGATATACGCCATAATATACGCTCTTATATTTGGAACCATAATAAGATTATTTGTATTTGAAACAATGATGGTTCCAACTCCATCTATGGTTCCAACTATCCAGGTTTACGATAGATTATTTGTAGAAAAGGTTACTTATCAATATAAAGAACCACAAAGAGGAGAAGTAATAGTTTTCTGGACACCATTTGTAGATATTCGAGCTTTAGAACAGCTAAGAGCTTTTGATAAATTTATGGATTTTTTTGCTCCTTCTGAGTTCGAAGGTCATGTCAAATATGTTAAAAGATTGGTTGGTAAATCAGGGGACAATTTAAGGTTGGTTCCTGTGACCAATGAGTTTTGGAAAGGTATAAAAGAGGGCAAAATAACAGATATACCTGAGTGGCTAGATTTTATTATTACCTACTATGGGAATGTTGATTATATTCCTAGTCAAATCAAAAGCAAAGTTTCAAAGTTAGAGATAAATGGTAAGATATTGCCAGAGTTTGAAAATATTTACTATTTAAGAGACGCTATTTTTGAGGATCCTATGTTTTACGATTATATAGCTTATCCTGAAAAATATAGATATGAGATCGAGAGCTCTGATATTTTGTTTATGTATAAAGACAATTTTACAGGTAGGCTAATTGCTGGAAGACCAACTCTTCTTTTTTACCAAGAAATGAGAGATACACTTTTATTTTCAGATTATTATGAAAAAGAACTTTCAAAACTTAATCTTAGAGAACTTATTTATGTAGATTCTGAAGGATTAGTAAACATTAAAGTACCTGAAGGCTACTACTTCTTTATGGGTGACAATACACTTGAAAGTCAGGATAGTCGTTTCTTTGGTTTTGTACCAACTAAAAATATTATTGGAAATACCTTTTTGCGTATTTATCCATTTGACAGATTTGGAAAAGTGTTTTAA